The Lycium barbarum isolate Lr01 chromosome 12, ASM1917538v2, whole genome shotgun sequence genome includes a region encoding these proteins:
- the LOC132621781 gene encoding probable galacturonosyltransferase 9, producing MAVAVRGGRRNFFSYRIFVSAMFTLLFLVTLSVLFSSHHGSTTGNAYVHRSFVAVSSDPLKTRLGLIHKQAHDHIALVNAYAAYARKLKLEINKQLKMFEDLAQNFSDLQSKQNYRANLFDTDGPLDDDSLKQFEKEVKDKVKFTRLLIADSKESYDNQLKIQKLKDTIFAVNELFVKAKKNGHFASLIAAKSTPKSLHCLAMRLMEERISHPEKYRDEDPEPEFEDPTLYHYAIFSDNVIAVSVVVNSVIKNAEEPWKHVFHVVTDRMNLAAMKVWFKMRPIQQAHIEIKSVEDFTFLTSSYVPVLKQLESAKLQNFYFQNNAENATKDVNNMKFKNPKYLSMLNHLRFYLPEMYPTLHRILFLDDDVVVQKDLTALWTIDLDGKVNGAVETCFGSFHRYAQYLNFSHPLVREKFNPKACAWAFGMNIFDLDAWRREKCTEQYHYWQNLNEDRTLWKLGTLPAGLMTFYSKTKSLDKSWHVLGLGYNPSVSMDEIRKAAVIHYNGDMKPWLDIALNQYKELWTKYIDSEMEFVQMCNFGV from the exons ATGGCGGTTGCAGTTCGAGGAGGCCGGCGTAATTTCTTCTCATACCGAATCTTCGTCTCCGCTATGTTTACTTTACTCTTTCTCGTCACTCTATCCGTTCTCTTCTCCTCTCACCACGGTTCT ACTACTGGGAATGCATATGTGCATCGGTCATTTGTGGCGGTGAGTTCAGATCCATTGAAGACTAGGTTAGGTTTAATACATAAACAAGCACATGATCATATAGCGCTTGTGAATGCCTATGCTGCTTATGCAAGGAAGCTGAAGTTGGAGATTAATAAGCAGCTTAAGATGTTTGAAGATTTGGCCCAGAATTTTTCTGATCTTCAGTCGAAGCAAAATTACCGCGCAAATTTGTTTGATACTGATGGACCCTTGGATGATGACTCTTTGAAACAGTTTGAGAAAGAGGTTAAGGATAAGGTTAAGTTTACGAGGTTATTGATTGCTGACTCAAAAGAGTCTTATGATAATCAGTTGAAAATACAGAAGCTGAAGGACACGATATTTGCTGTTAATGAGTTGTTCGTGAAGGCAAAGAAGAATGGACATTTTGCAAGTTTGATTGCTGCTAAATCAACTCCAAAGAGTTTACATTGTCTTGCTATGCGGCTTATGGAGGAGAGAATCTCACATCCTGAAAAATATAGGGATGAAGACCCGGAGCCTGAATTTGAGGATCCTACTCTGTATCATTATGCCATATTTTCAGATAATGTAATTGCAGTATCCGTGGTTGTGAATTCGGTGATAAAGAACGCAGAGGAGCCATGGAAACATGTGTTCCATGTTGTTACTGACAGGATGAATCTAGCTGCAATGAAAGTATGGTTTAAGATGAGGCCTATTCAGCAAGCGCACATTGAAATCAAATCTGTTGAGGATTTTACATTCTTAACTTCTTCCTATGTTCCAGTCCTCAAGCAACTTGAGTCCGCAAAGCTGCAGAACTTTTACTTCCAAAACAATGCAGAGAATGCTACGAAAGATGTGAACAACATGAAATTTAAGAATCCAAAGTACTTGTCGATGTTAAATCACTTAAGATTTTATTTGCCAGAGATGTATCCAACACTTCACCGAATTTTGTTTCTGGATGATGATGTTGTGGTTCAGAAGGATTTGACTGCATTGTGGACAATTGATTTGGATGGGAAGGTCAATGGGGCAGTTGAGACTTGCTTTGGTTCTTTTCATCGCTATGCTCAGTACTTGAATTTCTCTCACCCTCTTGTTAGAGAAAAGTTCAATCCTAAGGCGTGTGCCTGGGCATTTGGGATGAATATTTTTGATCTTGATGCCTGGAGGCGTGAAAAATGCACTGAGCAGTATCATTACTGGCAGAATTTG AATGAGGATCGGACATTGTGGAAATTGGGAACACTTCCAGCTGGGCTGATGACCTTCTACTCGAAAACCAAATCACTGGATAAGTCGTGGCATGTACTTGGCCTTGGGTACAATCCAAGTGTAAGCATGGATGAAATCCGCAAGGCTGCTGTTATTCACTATAATGGAGATATGAAGCCTTGGCTGGACATAGCCTTGAACCAATACAAGGAGCTATGGACTAAATATATTGATTCTGAAATGGAATTTGTGCAGATGTGCAATTTTGGCGTGTAG